In the genome of Carnobacterium pleistocenium FTR1, one region contains:
- the rlmB gene encoding 23S rRNA (guanosine(2251)-2'-O)-methyltransferase RlmB, translating into MTRDNKNFGKRNSQPKKGNFSKKPDRKFSKPVEDSVEEKEIDHDLVAGRIPAIEVLKSERDINKIFLQEGLSGSKMEDIQNLAKKRSIQISLVPKAKLDQLVDGMNHQGVVVAASAFQYATIDDLFAVAAQKNEDPFFILLDGVEDPHNLGSIMRTADAIGAHGIIIPKRRAVGLTATVAKASTGAIEHVAVARVTNLVQAIKELKERGLWLYGTDMEGQDYRQWETTLPIGLVMGNEGKGISRLVKEQMDGMVTIPMTGHVQSLNASVAASLLMYEVYRGRNKI; encoded by the coding sequence ATGACAAGAGATAATAAGAATTTCGGGAAACGCAATAGCCAACCAAAAAAAGGGAATTTTTCAAAAAAGCCAGATAGAAAATTTAGTAAGCCAGTTGAAGATTCAGTGGAAGAAAAAGAAATAGATCATGACTTAGTAGCAGGGCGCATACCAGCTATTGAAGTATTAAAATCAGAACGGGACATCAACAAAATCTTTTTGCAAGAAGGTTTAAGCGGATCTAAAATGGAAGACATTCAAAATTTAGCTAAAAAACGCAGCATTCAAATCTCGCTGGTACCTAAAGCTAAATTGGACCAATTAGTCGATGGTATGAATCACCAAGGAGTAGTTGTTGCAGCTTCTGCTTTTCAGTATGCAACAATTGATGATTTATTCGCAGTAGCGGCGCAAAAAAATGAAGATCCATTTTTCATTCTTTTAGATGGAGTTGAAGATCCTCATAACTTAGGTTCAATCATGAGAACAGCGGATGCAATTGGCGCCCATGGAATCATTATTCCCAAAAGACGAGCTGTAGGTTTAACAGCTACAGTTGCTAAAGCATCAACAGGAGCGATAGAGCATGTAGCAGTTGCGCGAGTAACGAACTTAGTTCAAGCAATCAAAGAACTAAAAGAACGCGGATTATGGTTATATGGAACCGATATGGAAGGTCAAGACTACCGTCAGTGGGAAACGACTTTACCTATTGGTTTAGTGATGGGCAATGAAGGCAAAGGGATTTCTCGTTTAGTAAAAGAACAGATGGACGGCATGGTCACTATACCAATGACCGGACACGTTCAAAGTTTGAATGCTAGTGTGGCAGCCAGCTTATTGATGTATGAAGTATATCGTGGTAGAAATAAAATTTAA
- the cysS gene encoding cysteine--tRNA ligase — MLKIYNTLTRKKEAFIPIEEGKVKMYVCGPTVYNYIHIGNARSTVAFDTVRRYLEYRGYDVTYVSNFTDVDDKIIRAAKELNLTAPEVADKFIAAYHADTHALGVEEASHHPRVMENIPEIIDFIAVLIKKEYAYEADGDVYYRTRKFKDYGKLSDISIDELEVGASNRMTAQENNKKEDPLDFALWKSAKAEEINWESPWGAGRPGWHIECSVMATKYLGDTIDIHAGGQDLTFPHHENEIAQSEAKTGHPFAHYWMHNGFVTMDNEKMSKSLGNFVLVHDIIKEVDPQILRFFMATTQYRRPISYSETTIEDARANLTKLKMAFDNVSYRLKDAVAVGENDQEQIKQFKVFKENFMKEMDDDFNSANGITVVYEMAKAMNIYSERSSVSKIVLEAMLDQFQELIRVFGIVFEGSGLLDETIEQLIEERNAVRAAKNFQRSDEIRDQLKEEGIILDDTPQGTRWRRGQ; from the coding sequence ATGTTGAAAATATATAATACGTTAACTAGAAAAAAAGAAGCCTTTATTCCAATTGAAGAAGGTAAGGTCAAGATGTATGTTTGTGGACCTACAGTCTATAACTACATTCACATTGGAAACGCTCGTAGTACAGTAGCTTTTGATACGGTTAGACGGTATCTGGAGTACCGAGGATACGATGTAACCTATGTCTCGAATTTTACAGATGTAGATGACAAAATTATTCGTGCAGCAAAAGAGTTGAATTTAACTGCACCAGAAGTAGCGGATAAATTTATTGCAGCTTATCATGCGGATACACATGCTTTAGGAGTAGAAGAAGCAAGTCATCATCCACGGGTAATGGAAAATATACCTGAAATCATTGATTTCATAGCAGTATTGATAAAAAAAGAGTATGCTTATGAAGCAGATGGCGATGTCTATTACCGGACAAGAAAATTCAAGGATTATGGTAAATTAAGTGACATCTCAATTGATGAATTGGAAGTTGGAGCAAGTAATCGAATGACTGCTCAAGAAAATAATAAAAAAGAAGATCCTTTAGATTTTGCTTTATGGAAATCAGCTAAAGCTGAAGAAATCAATTGGGAATCTCCATGGGGAGCAGGACGTCCAGGTTGGCATATTGAATGTTCGGTAATGGCGACAAAATATTTAGGAGATACGATCGATATTCATGCTGGGGGACAAGATCTAACCTTTCCACATCATGAAAATGAAATTGCCCAAAGTGAAGCAAAAACGGGTCATCCCTTTGCACACTACTGGATGCACAATGGTTTTGTCACAATGGATAATGAAAAGATGAGTAAATCTTTAGGGAACTTTGTTTTGGTTCATGATATTATTAAAGAAGTGGACCCGCAAATTTTACGCTTTTTTATGGCGACAACCCAATATCGCCGACCAATCAGTTACAGTGAAACGACTATTGAGGATGCTAGAGCTAACTTAACAAAATTAAAAATGGCTTTTGATAATGTGAGTTATCGGTTAAAAGATGCAGTAGCAGTAGGGGAAAATGATCAAGAACAAATCAAGCAGTTCAAGGTATTTAAAGAAAACTTCATGAAAGAAATGGATGATGATTTTAACTCTGCTAATGGTATCACAGTCGTTTATGAAATGGCAAAAGCCATGAATATTTACAGTGAACGTTCTAGTGTTTCTAAAATTGTTCTTGAAGCAATGTTGGATCAATTCCAAGAATTAATTCGAGTTTTTGGCATTGTTTTTGAAGGGTCAGGCTTGTTAGATGAAACCATTGAGCAATTGATTGAAGAAAGAAATGCCGTGCGTGCGGCAAAGAATTTCCAACGCAGTGATGAAATTAGAGATCAGTTAAAAGAAGAAGGTATTATTTTAGATGATACCCCACAAGGAACTAGATGGAGAAGAGGGCAATAA
- the epsC gene encoding serine O-acetyltransferase EpsC, whose amino-acid sequence MSRFSEDIQTIKEHDPSVKSTLEILLTYPGYYAIMFHRVAHMLYQRNQFLISRIIANISRFLTGIEIHPGATIGRRLFIDHGMGVVIGETASVGDDVVIFQGVTLGGTGKDKGKRHPTIGNDVLLSAYVQVLGPITIGDHSKIGASAVVLKSIPSNATAVGIPAKVVKKNGEKFLAKSVFK is encoded by the coding sequence ATGAGTCGATTTAGTGAGGACATCCAGACAATTAAAGAGCACGATCCCTCTGTTAAAAGTACACTTGAAATTTTGTTAACTTATCCGGGCTATTATGCTATTATGTTCCATCGAGTAGCGCATATGTTGTACCAGCGCAATCAATTTTTAATAAGCCGCATAATTGCTAACATCTCTCGGTTTTTAACTGGAATTGAGATTCATCCTGGGGCAACGATTGGCAGGAGACTTTTTATCGATCATGGCATGGGAGTTGTGATTGGTGAAACAGCCAGTGTCGGAGATGATGTTGTTATCTTTCAGGGAGTGACTTTAGGCGGAACAGGCAAAGATAAAGGTAAACGACACCCAACAATTGGAAACGATGTTTTACTATCTGCATATGTACAAGTTCTTGGACCTATAACAATTGGGGATCATTCTAAAATAGGAGCATCTGCGGTAGTTTTAAAATCGATACCGTCTAATGCAACAGCAGTTGGGATTCCTGCTAAAGTTGTTAAAAAAAATGGTGAAAAATTTCTCGCCAAATCTGTCTTTAAATAG
- a CDS encoding Mini-ribonuclease 3 has product MTEKNWALLNGLALAYVGDAIYEVYIRDYLVGLGYTKPSQLHKTATHFVSAKAQSFLMHEMIAIEGFLTEEEFVMYKRGRNSKSYTSAKNADVTTYRVATGFESLMGYLHLAKKTERMEELIHWCTQKVEDTKDDKR; this is encoded by the coding sequence ATGACAGAGAAAAATTGGGCATTATTGAATGGGTTAGCATTAGCTTATGTCGGAGATGCTATATATGAAGTTTATATTCGCGATTATTTAGTAGGATTGGGTTATACAAAACCAAGTCAACTACACAAAACAGCTACACATTTTGTTTCTGCTAAAGCGCAAAGCTTTTTGATGCATGAAATGATAGCAATAGAAGGATTTTTAACAGAAGAAGAATTTGTTATGTACAAAAGAGGGAGAAATTCGAAGAGCTACACATCAGCGAAAAATGCAGATGTTACAACTTATCGTGTAGCTACTGGATTTGAATCATTGATGGGCTACTTACATTTAGCCAAAAAAACGGAACGAATGGAAGAATTGATCCATTGGTGTACACAAAAAGTGGAGGATACAAAAGATGACAAGAGATAA